The Euwallacea similis isolate ESF13 chromosome 12, ESF131.1, whole genome shotgun sequence region TCGCGTAAACCTTCCAGCTGGCGCGAAAATTTGAAAGGCGTCAACTTCGCTCTACCGACTGCTCAATCGGCCTCGGTCGGGAACCAACTGAGCGTCGCGGCGCGCTTGCCGGATTGATGAAATTCCGCCGATCCGAGACTATGTTGCCAAGTTTCAGCGCGGTGTGAAACCCCGGAGTCTGGAAGACGACAGCATGATAAACATACAAATGTTAAATACGCAAGAACTGAAACTCAAACgttttggaattatttaaataaaaaatgtagcTTGATTACAAGCTCACTTCAAATTTGCTgcattagttttaaaaaagaattggcCATTTTTTCGTTGTTTACTAAAACTACGCAAGATGCTTAAAtctaatatcaaattaaagcAATAAGTCCTACTTGAGCGTGTAAgttaaaaagtgcattttgCACATCTATGTATGTAAGTAAAGTGagtaatttattacattattttgtaATGCAGGATTTTCTATGCTGGGCAGCACCTATTGCTGCGATTACGTTTATTTTCAAGGCAGCCATAGAAAATAAAGATTGGCCTGAACACAAACAgcctaattaaaaaatatatattaactAATTAATCTAAAACTATCCTGAGATTATTTTTACTAccattttataaagtttttccTGTAAACATTCAGAGCcgtatttcaaatttagtctGTTTCTTTGATAAACTCCATTTCCCGATTAGACAGAGAAAGTAGCTTACAGTGATGAACTCACTTTTTGAAAACCGTTTAATAGCGAAAACCTCATTTTGCTACCGAACGCCGTTTCGGAGCTACAGAGTGTTTCTCGAAAACGTGATTCTTttggaattttgatttttcaatgaaattcaaagcactttttaaatagatttcaacaatttaaatttcactttgtAAAAAGCTACATCTTCAGAGTTATAGAGagaaattatggttttttaagTGGGACACTCTGATATTAGTAATTCCCATGACATAAAGTATGATACATTTATCTTTAATCGtttctgaaaaattcattaaagatCCATTGAATGAAGatgcattaaaaatgcattgaagatgttgatataaaaaataaaaattttcaacagaaAAAGACTTGCAGATacccttttaaaaaattcacacgtttaagaacaccctgtagctgCGAGACGGTAATAGATATGATCTAGTTTTTCTCTGCCTAATCGAAAAATGAAGTCCTCCtgtcaaaataaaccaaatctgaacaccctgtacaagaCCCAGTGGTATGAAAATGGCTGCAGCCGGACGATAACCGGTATTTTTAAACCATCCCATTACGAAGGCAATGCTATTCTTATGGGAGGGTTCAAGTACCGGTATTGGTCAGCTGTATCGCAGTTCGTTTTCGAGGGATTAATTCAAGTTCAGCTTAAGCTAATGTAAAAGTACTAAAATCTTGAACACGTAAATCTTTAAGATACAAAATCTTTTGTCCTATTTCTGGACACGCAATCCACAGCGAACCGAAATCAgctttatcaaaatttgtcGCCGATTAATTCGACAATGCATTTTCTAGAAAACTACTTACATAGATAGATAACTTTTCTGTAAATTGCCgaattttgcaaaaacatCAACTACATTCTCAATTTTTTCGCGTAAAATTTAAACGTGGCAATATCGCACCGGCTGGTTGCCAAGACAACGGCGTCTTACTGACCTTCTATACTACTTTTGCGGTAACCCTGCAAAGTTCCTTTTCAGGTAATGAATGGTATTGTCTTCTGGCTGATATGGACTATACGAAGTCAGGTCAATAACAACCTAAAGATCATTTTAATTATGTAAGTACAGGGTTCTTCCGCTCTTAATGATCATTATTTATTCGATAAAacatgagatttttttttattttgctagGATAACAAGAAGAGAGAATGTGAGGTCAGTGTCATATTGTACTGATGCCGACTAAAGACCAGTTGCACACCCAAAGTTTAAAcaagatatgaattttatgGTATAGTTCTGTGAATATACATGTCGTCCCGATGTTAGCGCACTTACGGATGTCCTGTAGCGAACAGAACCTTCAAAGATAATTGATTCCAACAGATCTAACCGCAAATCCCGTCAATTCCATACATTTTAATAAGTTATAGGCAGCGAATATGAATAGGATGTGCTATATTCCAGTGGTTACAGCAGACCCTTCATATATATTGCGTTCAAAAAATCCCGGATCCCGGTACGCTCGAAAAGATACATCCGATAAGAAAACGTCCAAAAACGTTAGAGATCTTTCcgcaaagtttattttaacttgGTATATTTTAAAGTATATCCAATTAAGCTCGGTACAGACcagagttaaatttttttatgggaattGCCATCGTTCTATTTTCTGAAACCACTCGCAGGCGACTTGAACGTTCATATCCCTCCACTTATAGTCTTTGGTTTGGTTAGAATAATTATTCGCATATCAAGAGAAGAAAACGCTATGTTTACTCTTACGAATAATTTGAGGCGCGAAGTAGAGAGTATCATCACTCAAACGAGTAAAGGGCACTGTTCTTCAGAAGTGTGCACCTGATTTTTTCTACGACCAAGgttatagaaaaaaacagGTAGTATGAAAATTCATGAGGCGTAGTGAAGAAAATACTTTTGTTCCCTAGGGAGTAAAAGGTTTTTCCTCcctaaaaaataccttttttatgaGTTTATGATGATCCTTGGCATGTCATTGGCTTTCGGTGATATCTCGGATCATGTATGTTTCTTTTTGAACAATAAACAACTACAgggtattttcaaaaacgtttcattttttctttattaccCTGTTTCTAGGAAATGCCTTCcccgatttaaaaaaagtgggTTTGAAAGTCGGAAGCATTGcttattcatttaatttcacCCAAAATACTCGAGAAGTTTTAACTCCACATAATTGTTTAACAATTCTAATTCTTAGGGAAAGTACTAAAAATCTCGCACAGTCACCACAAGGAACAGCGATCCGATTAAATGCCGTAACAACGGCAGTATCGACGAACCGTTAATAATAATCACTCCCAAAAAGCAACAAGAATGTTCATCAAAAGATTTTATCACAACaattttatgacttttaaCAACTCGACATTGtcgaattttttatatttattaaattatatttcccctattacaatataataataacagaTAGATTGCTACAAGTAATACGTATGTTAAATCACTATGAGTTAAGACTACTTTTAAGGGTGTCTGTGACCAACAGGAATATCGTAGATTCGTATAGGTAGAGATGCATGGATGGTTGGTTTATTTGGTACTAAAACAAAGGCACAGTAATGAGAAATAACTCAGACAGGAGCAAGACAAAAACAACACCATCAAATTTGAAACCGATGTTAAGAAAATAAGTTAAACTGATACTTTCAacattatacaggatgtaacatATCATCGTGGAGATATTTTAGGGGCGATAGTactttgtaaaataataaaaaaatgctcgTAAACTCATGGCCAAAAACGCACCactttcaatatacagggtgttttttaataaatgtccGATATTTCACAGGACGCTTCCTcgggtatttttaaaataaaaagtatataTAAGCATGGGCCTGCAAGGCCTTACTTATCGAGCTACAGGgggagattaaaattttatttttgttttttctaagtaatttttgaaatagtatcGAATTTAGACGAAACATGGTACTTAGAGGTTTTGTAACATGAGAAACTTACCTTAGTTTTACTCTTACATGTAGAGGGCGCTACCTACATgtctttttctcttttgaaGCCATAACTTTTTCGCGCATGCTTGTATCacattttttagcaaaaaaattaattcctctatcatttttacgtaaaaaggGTATTCTTATAAAACGTTGCtatatcgaaaatgatgcCTTTTTGATCCTAGGTCTATTaccgttttttaaatattttgcagagtactgtCGCTctctgaaatatcttcatcacgatatgttacaccctgtatatgattTAGGTTCGTTCgagtttatattattaaaatctatGTTTAGGACACTAGCTTAATGTTATACTTAACAGAAAATTAGCAATTTGGCCCTGGAACAGTAAAGTATCGAGTACCTAAGTTAATCACAATATCAAAGTCTTAGGTAAAAGTCTAaccattatttaaaattcccgTGTTCTTCTCAGATAACATCATAAACgcataaaatttacaaaaactatGTCTTGTACGTGTCAAAATACAATGAAAAggtttttccataattttggCATAATAAagcgataattttttaaataaaaaccaaaaaaaatcgatttcatTTCGCAACTAATTTCACAATGAAAGTAAGCACTTTCATTTCATAACTGAGCTGCCGCAGAATTCTACAGATACAGTGACAACttgaatatattcaaatttatgccATTTTCTTACCATTCCTTTATCGCGctgcaaaattagaaaaaaaaacatatatgtATGGAACTCATTAAGAAATgctattttcagaaattcgcATCATATATGGGATATCTCGTGAAATCCCATTCCGTTaggtttaattattgtttacctCAGTAGTGTCTTCAAAACTGATcgattttaatctttttaccTGTTGTTGGTCTCTGTTGTGGCTCTTCAAATTGGGGGAAAATATTTTCGGGAATGTTTCCTGCCCCATCGCCCGGAAGAGAGGTTAAAAGACCgcatatattttgaattttgccctgcaatcaaaataaaatattgctgCTCCATATCTGCATTTAAATAAGGGCGCAACAATAAGAACGTGCCAGGAACTTCCCGATCAGCAAATTACGATAAGCACAAGCACAGTATCAGCATTATAGGAACTCGTATGTagaaacgtcaaaaaatatCGATCCACATGGAAATTTAAGGCCGCGTTCAAAAATGCTAGCAGGAAGTCCAAGAAATGGTTAGGATGAAACTTGATATTTTAAGGGTTTTCAGGAATATGGGCTGGTCAAGTGCAAAGTAAATGTCCTGAAGACAACCCTTAAGTGAACTCATTGTTCGAGAATAAAGAATCTCATTAATGTAACATTCACTATTTTGAGAATCATcggaaaattttgatgttttcaaTGGAATCTGTTTGAACTTCATTCAGACAATTCATTTGACAAAAAGAGACGAATACCGTGCCATAAACGCACAAGTCATAGGAAAATATCCCCAAAAAAGGTATCTGTTCGGGACCTTTTTCGAAGGTGGAGGTCATTCAACGGTTTACCTTATGGTAACTGATCCAACATTCACCCTTTAATGCAAAACTACAAAATAAATCTTGACAATCCCACGAACAAACGGagaattttcagtaatttttcttttaccttttttatgAACAATAGATACTGAAATCACTTACCTGGAATGCATGCATAAGCCATTTAAACGGTGAAAACTTATTAAATATCTCCATTGAAATGTAGGGTTTATCTCCTATTATGGCGATAACGTGAGGGCCATAAGTTTTCTCCATAAATCTTGCAGGTTTAAAAAGCTGAGTAAAAAATTGGAAGATATTTGGTGGTAAATTATTGAGGCCGTGTGATGGGGGTGAGAAATTCTCGGGAAAATCCATATTCGGTGTATTTGACACGAGCAGTGGTACTACTTCTTCATTTGCAGTGGGATGACCTTCAGGTTTGGACGTAGGCAAATCGACTACATCTGTGTCATTGGCAGAATCCTCTGACTTTATAAGAGATACTCCTAAAATCTGAAAGCGAAAGAGTTATTTTTCTTGTCGTATATTGGATATTGtagaaaacagaaaaaaagatcaaaagtaatattttagagaatttgaGGTAGAATTCAgtgaaatgtttgaaatttttcctgttgatagaggtttttttttaatggaatactCTGTTTACTAccagaaattttgaattgtcaATCCACCCGTCAACAGCTTTAAGAAACCGAATAAAttgtatttcattatttatttaatttattgaagttaaattataTGAATAGTATATAGAAGTTAATGAATTACGCTATTAATTCCTACATCGTAAAATCATGCAAAAATACATACCAGAACtaataaacacaaaatattTGCTCGAATTGTAGTCATATtggtttatttaataacattcaTTTAGCAACTGCAAAAAATAACCTGTTGATcctttatatgtattttcctCTAAAAACTGAATGAGTTTACCCACCCCgatcataattttttagcGATAATTTgcgaatatttaatttggagATATATTCATGTTAGATAGGTAGGTACAGATTTCGCCTTCATATTGCATGAACTAATAGTTACATATTGCATTATTACCActataaaaattactataaaattAGCATAACTACATATGTGGGTTAAATTGTATTTCGTCTCAAGCGCAATAGATACATACTACTAATTAGCAagtagtttaaattaaatgtatacAAAGCATTTCTGCAGTGATTCACAACCCTTCCCCCCTTCACACTTTTGCATCATTtcttgaaacaaaaatgtcaaaactcttaattatgtaatatgtcctcaatttttaattcttaacaTATATAGCAGCTTTTTACGACTTCCAATTTAACAAGTGATCccaattttactttttcaacaaagacataaaattttctttgcaaCGATGTATTAAAAGATGATTTTAAAAGGGAAATGGCGACAAAAAACGctctttttgaaaatgccaAAGGGCccatatttttcattgttcatGTTTATATTGTATATAAACATGGTATATGTGtacaattaacaaaaattatggatatttaaaatactattGTCTTATTGcgcattaataaaaacataaacaatgaaaatataGGGTCATTTtgatacaaaatttgaaataaattgaattgaaaaattatatataaatataataagtaACTATATGTATTAAAACGTGAAATACTCCAGCTTCAACTTTTCTTCGTGCTTAATGGAGTTGCTTGATTTTGAGCGGTCATTTCTAGCTGTTCTTATCTTTGTTTTGAAGTTTTCGCGTTTTCAACAGCTTCATTGTTTTGACTGTCGTTTGATATAATCGTTATGTGTCGTATTTTGTTGCTATGGAACCATaagtacaataaaaaaaatgccaacAGAAAAATATgcgtttaatttaattcagtaTACTGAATTCAAAATACTTGAAATCACAACATTCTGTttacaaataacaataataaagcaTAAACCTGTGTAGAATATTATCTAAAGATGTAATGTAAACTTTATTCACATATCCACACAAGTTTGGAGAGAACATCGGTGTCAAAAAAATGACTCCTAAGAAAGGCTGCTCTTTCTAAAAcccccatttttttaatatcgcttaaatattcactagtaggaatgtcaaaaaatgttaCGTAAGAGGACAGCATCTCGTTGCTGTCAAAATCTTTTCCGCAAAGATATTGCTGTATGGCTGGTTTAAGTCCTTCTTCGTGTCGGTCTAATAAAGAAGTAACTTCTTGCTTAAGAGCTAAAATTGTCTCTTTGGAAATAAGACTGGAACTTGAAGGCTCCACTAGTAtttgttgaattattatcTTTAGTTGCCACAAGCCTGCTGAATCAGATTGATACTGGAGATTCATAATTgtctaaaaaatgcattagTGTACATCAATCCCGAAACAACATGTCTGAGATATTACTATACCTTCAACAAAGCCACTATGACGACAACCACCATCATTTTGTCCTTAACGACTGCATCGTAAACAGTCCTAGTTAAAATCTGAACTATTCGCTGCTCAAACTGACTGGCCTTCGTCCTGTCAATGTTAAGAACAGTTTCGcaaaattttctgatagctTCATCCGAAGTGAAGCTCACAATGGCATTTGAAGATGGATCCCAAGGTACTATCTTAGAATGTGTTAGAGTTCGAGCCAAATCGCTGTGATAGCCCAGTTTGTCTGAAATGTAGCTTAGACAGCCGGCGCGTTGTTTTACTTCAATATATCCAGTAGTGGAAAGGATTTTCCTAAAATCGAGCAAAGAAacgtatatacatatacagaaTAGCTCACATGGAATGttcataatgaaataattacaattagGCAACATTTGAATGCCTGGAGGTAGATTAAAGTCATTCAGAGCTGTTTTGCTACAATACCTTCACTTAAGGGTTACATTCAGTTATATCGAAAGAATAGTAATGCTTGATACATCGTTTTTGCGGATTCATGTAACATTCATACAGCTCCTAACAGATATTTTCTTACATTCAAAAAACATATAGGATTGAATTCTCCATATAAACACTTACCGATAACTAGTCAAGCCCACTAATGACCAATAAAAAAGACTACGTTTCAAGAAAATCTTTGTGATTATTGTAATCCCAACCAATGCAACAAAATTACGTAACTTAATCAAAAACATGTGAAGTTattgaattagaaaatttgccGTTGACAAAAACTACCACATGTGTCACTTAAGAATGATTTTCCAATCTGAAACAATCTTACAAAACACTTACGTTAATAAATCCCAATTTCGTCCTCTCTCAAACACCACTGGCCAATATCGATCATCGTCAACCATAACTTTAGTTAAGTTGTTTATGTCTGGTATCAGTCCCGGCCCCTTTATGGATATTTCTTGTCCTATTAACGTAACAACCCGTAATTTGGCATAACAAATATCATCGTAGAATACATCTTTGGGTATTATTAATCTGGGTTCCACAGCCAAAACGTATAAATGCCTAAACGCTTGAAGATGATATCtaaaatcattgaaattttgattttatttctcattaCAAATCGTATGTTCACAAACCTATTGTCGTTACTGTGAGTAGGAAATTTAGGATAAAAAGCACATATTAGGGCCGCCACGTTCGCCGGAGAATTGCTCAAAGTGTACCGCCCACCCCCTAAAAACAAAAGTCCTAAAGCCATATGAATGGCCAGATGAGATCCATAGGTCACTATAGCACTGTTCGCAATTCCCACACGTCGGCGCAGGTGCCGTATCAGTCTCATTATCTCTAAATTTCCGGTACCGGCCATAACcttggaaacaaaaattatcattaaattattgtagTTTCTCTCATAAAGAATTGATTAAGTGAACAAGTTACATTAAGttacaattgaaattttattgtaaaaactGCTGGAAAAATGCTGTGCTCAGgtgaaaataacaattaccATCGAAGCGCTTAtcaacaaaacattcaaaCATGTTTCGATGGTGGCTTTTCCCGCCAGTTCAGCAATAGATTTTCCGGTTAACGAAGTGAACATATGGCAGAAATATAGTAAAGTTTCGAAAGCGTCTTGATCTGCTGAGCCGGCATAACGTAAGCCTAAGGCAAAACAGGCTCCTGCCACTATATTGCAATATGCCTGACtaaaaaaaggatattttaatgcctttattgttttgttataaaaacATCATACTTCATTGCCTCATAATCGATATCAGCATCGTTAGTGGGAGTGACCATACAGTAAGGACGTAAGGAGGCCGGTACTTCACCTATAACCCACTCTTTAGTGGGTTCGATCTCTTTCCATAATATTAAtgctggaaaaaaattttacaatgaaGTAATTATTATGCAAAGGAACTAAATCACTGAAAATTGAGTAATAGAAAATGTATgcaatacaaaataaacatcaaatatcTAACTATAGGtaataaataagtttgaaaattaGCTAACTAATTTGCCTCATTTTCGATATCttcatagttttaaaaacttgctgTGGTATATTTTTGATCTCAATATGAAAATGTGAGTCCCGAGACTGCCTCGAAAACAAGTTAAATTTGCATGCGATATTAATAATCTTAAACTACAAAGCACTTTTTCAATGGTCTACTTACATCTAGCCAAGATCCTTAACATTAAAAAGTCAGGTCTGACGAAGTCTAGTAAATATTGCGTCTTTGGAGGAGCCATCCAATCCGCAACGGCTTTATTTCCAGAGTCTAAATACATCAGCCCTATCGCTAAAGTAGCCCCAGGGGCTGTAACATCTAAATTCACCGAAGAACCTTCCCGGATTTGAAAGGACGGAGTCTTGTATTTGTCTTTCTGAGAACCTGATTTAAGacacttaaaattatatactAGGAATAATTCATGCTCAAACCTGTCAGAGGTCTTTTGTTGCCTCCAACCATGTAATAATGAAGAGTATCGGGAACATTCAAGTCGGACATTCCTGTAGGCTGATCACCATGTTTAAGCATAACTAACCCCAAAGCCAAACCAGCAGCTAAAGAATGCGACTCTCTGTCGATACTGTTCTCCATTTCCGGGCCCGGAGGTCTACCAATCTCGGACAATAAAACCTTGAATAAAACATCGATATTTTTCCTCATCAGAAATCTTTCGGATCTACGTACTTCTGTCATATGTCTATGGGCACTTCGCTGATAAAGAAGCCCCAATCCTAATAATCCTGCTACTTGCAAGTTATAACAAATATCTAATTCCATAGACGTGGGTGGCAATAGAGCTTCGATGTGTATCGCCAAAAGAGTGGTGAGAAAATGGTGACACGTTCCTCTAAAGTCGGCTGCAAGTCCTACAAGTGGGTGTTTCCATCACATGAGTTTTTTATTGCCTAACTACCAACCCACCCAATAATATCCCGACACTCGTCATTTCATGAGTCTTACTGTTGCTGAGGTACTCAAAAGTACTCATaacaactaaatttttaagatgGCCATTCAGGCCTAAAGCCATTAAGAAGCCTGCATGCTCCATTTGTGCATCGGCACCTCCTGTAACGCTACAATTACATTATCATGTATATTAATTGAAGAACTATATATACCTTtaggtttattaaaaataatccaaGTACTATCAATATTTTGGGCATCAGGAGTTATCCGAAGTCCATTTGCAACACCATTGTGAAATATCGGCCACAAATTCATGTTAGGTGGGGTGTCTATGTGATTAAGCTCTACGGCATTGCCTCTGGGCAAAGCTTTACCAGTTAAGCAAAGAACTGGCGCTGAAAGAGGTTCTGTTATGATCGGGATCGCAGTGCGAAGAGTCATCATTCCCCTAGGTTAAGGAAAAATCAAGctatgttaatttattaaagataaaagttacataatttaaaaattcaaatattgatttctaattttttttaaagatatatgtatatatttaatttcgacatgatattttttttaggtttacaCCACTAGAAGaataaaatgattattattacataacaTCTAGAGGTTAAAGCATTCAATCAGGTCATTACCACCTTTTACTCTCCCCAAGTCTAGTCCCCAAGTTACTTTATTGCCTTGAGTCACCATCTTGGGGTTTATTCTTAATGCTTACCTCCCCACAGGTAAAGCCATGGTTCTAATGCAAATTCCATACAAATGTTTCTCTTGTTCTTCTATAAAATCATGATCGGAAACATCTGGTCGCTGGGTTAAAGTAATCAAGACTGGTTTGGAACTCGCTAACATTTTTCTGGCTTCCGTTACTCTATAATATCATCCTAAATATACCCATTTCTAATTATTGCttcattaaaagaaatattacctAATATCATCGCTAAATCGAATTTTAGTCAAACTACAATCGATATCTTCCATACCATCCAAATCCGCGATTTCTTGCTTGGTGTTTGGCATAGTCTCTTGcaattgaaaacaaatatttgttttctcctgtcaaatttatattatattatatactatacagggtagccTAGTTTTTATAATCAGGATTTCAGGAAGCAAGTGATAcacgaataaaaaatatccagtGACTACATTTACCCATAAATAAGaataggaaatattaaaaatgagcATTAATAAGAAAAGGAGGGATATGAATCCACCCTAAAATGTCCTTTTTAACAATTCCAGAAATCCGAATCAGAAAAACTGAGGCGCCCTGTATCATAGAGTTGCTTTTTCATGTGCAGCAAAATAAAAGAGAGCTTAGGAAATAGGCTTTTACAGGTTTgcattttttggtaaaatctGAAATGACTAATATATCTCGTAAGGGCCTATTTCATAAGCTTTATTACCATATCATTTTTTTGAGCTTGCGCTACCAAATCATCACGACAAAGGAGGGAATAAGCATCAACTGGCCAATCAGAAGGGGGGTTTTCTCTACGTTTCCACAAAGCATTATGGAGTAAGTAGTAAATTCCAGGCGGTAATGTTTCTAAGTATCTAAAAGGTCCAATTACAATGAATTGCAATAGCTATAAAACTATATCTAGAACTTACCTCggatcaattttcatttctaccataattaaaataacttgTTCGATAGACGACGTGTTAatataaacacttttttgatGCACATTTTGGATTGGTTCCTGAGATATATCCTTTATAAAACTGTCCAATGCTACTTCAGTAGGGTCGTCTCTATTTATTTCAGATAAAATTCCACACAACtgaaaaatagacaaaaatgTTGGCAAATAACCTGCCTATATACTTAAATCAAGACATTATTGTTTAAAGATCAGTGTCCGCCAATGCTTCTAAaagaaacttttcttttattttcccCAGTTCTatcgtttattaaattttacctaTTAAAATCTGAATTATGTTGTACATTCACATATGTGAcgtaaaaaacaatttaagttGAGTATGTCTGCATAACTCATTTattaaatcaacaaaataatttctcttacCTGAATAATATCTCTGGACCTCCCATTTACATTAGCAAAATAGGGATATGCACTCGGACAACTTCCTTTCaacaatttataaatctgTTCCATGACACTTAAAGGCACGTCGCTCAAACCTTGCCCCTGATTAACACATTTCATCAAACTGACTTCTATTTTGGGACCACCAACAAACACATCCTTTGGAAAGTCTTTCCAGTAATGAAGAGAATACTCCCTTAATCCCAGATCATTCGAAATATTACTTAAAAGTTTAGCTAATGGCAGAAGACACTCCGTATAAAGTGTATTCAACTTGAAATCTTCGTAGAGTAAATGTAGAGTAAAATGCACGAATCTGATATAAGGAAACAAAATGCCTTTAGGGTTTATCAGAACTTTGATTTTTGCAGGTTCAGGTTTTATAGATGGTTTGGAATTTGACGGCAATAAGGGAATCTGTAGCACTTCAAATAGCGGATTTCTCACAATATTATGTTGTTTCTCCAAAAGGCAATTCCAATCGTCATCTGAACTTAATGGAATCGTTTTGGAGCGTTTTACAGCTGGCGTTTCGGGCTTCTCGAAGAGATCATCATCCTCATAACCAAACAActctaaaacaaaataacccgtaattaaatataacatCGCAACAAGTTATTACCCAATAACAGGCTAGTAAACATCTCCCATTCTTGCTTAGCGTTTACATCTTCAGTACCAATGACGTTTCTCATCGAATACCA contains the following coding sequences:
- the LOC136412552 gene encoding uncharacterized protein gives rise to the protein MTTIRANILCLLVLILGVSLIKSEDSANDTDVVDLPTSKPEGHPTANEEVVPLLVSNTPNMDFPENFSPPSHGLNNLPPNIFQFFTQLFKPARFMEKTYGPHVIAIIGDKPYISMEIFNKFSPFKWLMHAFQGKIQNICGLLTSLPGDGAGNIPENIFPQFEEPQQRPTTVPNKPTIHASLPIRIYDIPVGHRHP
- the shtd gene encoding anaphase-promoting complex subunit 1 gives rise to the protein MIAASDPLEFVPRGRQQIARHPGPPEPIFKHKDSEDCLETGLEKFSLSEDASVEFWVIRKTPQDEFSSEKDPKCASKLNNSLNKSRRSASMCKDHITHTSELDLLDESASFKTPDGSLHQRVFGKRTSDVSARYSNKNFIGSASDRKNEDNKTQGECQTNMSYLNFQIDPGFMEDELYVKGQTAVWSRGLLNNIDQQENGRKVISCYTVPLPIKQATWSTFYCERADFDATLSDLYARTNEPSGSPSSAICLVDSHHVRIFVVKGEQYVIPMPFPIEKIWNTRFGIFVEKTLEVLPINNNKFLEDNPGTIFSLTHPLDDVCPVAISRNLSITRLMVNNYKLVYTSENPSICMVYDVNTKEHSVYKIRKVRPEEKDYGDVRSGFHSATQNSQKLKSRLSMWDNLMTSGHMITPSPICTNKPPIYDKLFHPLKSKSFSSMATMSRCQSPAATDMESPWRTRSSKKDNMCRSFVQDKESDLSPKSFFNCSRAMSHLTSSPQICMEYVWTDTYSVQDTVTGTAASNVFLSEDFVGQWYLCYILPSRFQLSVVKVDFSGGNMSCGLLTSISAKEAINVPHLRMMALLEHSGNVTLYSGLTMVGKLHLGGTLLKHTPSPCVRRYIASPFPKRSSLLPLSKPVEPMFDEHLFSPVLPLSLAEARKMSTTNQNSLPIRYGVQERKRASLVGLIDPIENRITLKYSDGTFYRITLPLLTHSVLIERCLVALRQCLPRDAVLVLACRWYSMRNVIGTEDVNAKQEWEMFTSLLLELFGYEDDDLFEKPETPAVKRSKTIPLSSDDDWNCLLEKQHNIVRNPLFEVLQIPLLPSNSKPSIKPEPAKIKVLINPKGILFPYIRFVHFTLHLLYEDFKLNTLYTECLLPLAKLLSNISNDLGLREYSLHYWKDFPKDVFVGGPKIEVSLMKCVNQGQGLSDVPLSVMEQIYKLLKGSCPSAYPYFANVNGRSRDIIQLCGILSEINRDDPTEVALDSFIKDISQEPIQNVHQKSVYINTSSIEQVILIMVEMKIDPRYLETLPPGIYYLLHNALWKRRENPPSDWPVDAYSLLCRDDLVAQAQKNDMEKTNICFQLQETMPNTKQEIADLDGMEDIDCSLTKIRFSDDIRVTEARKMLASSKPVLITLTQRPDVSDHDFIEEQEKHLYGICIRTMALPVGRGMMTLRTAIPIITEPLSAPVLCLTGKALPRGNAVELNHIDTPPNMNLWPIFHNGVANGLRITPDAQNIDSTWIIFNKPKGGADAQMEHAGFLMALGLNGHLKNLVVMSTFEYLSNSKTHEMTSVGILLGLAADFRGTCHHFLTTLLAIHIEALLPPTSMELDICYNLQVAGLLGLGLLYQRSAHRHMTEVLLSEIGRPPGPEMENSIDRESHSLAAGLALGLVMLKHGDQPTGMSDLNVPDTLHYYMVGGNKRPLTGSQKDKYKTPSFQIREGSSVNLDVTAPGATLAIGLMYLDSGNKAVADWMAPPKTQYLLDFVRPDFLMLRILARSLILWKEIEPTKEWVIGEVPASLRPYCMVTPTNDADIDYEAMNQAYCNIVAGACFALGLRYAGSADQDAFETLLYFCHMFTSLTGKSIAELAGKATIETCLNVLLISASMVMAGTGNLEIMRLIRHLRRRVGIANSAIVTYGSHLAIHMALGLLFLGGGRYTLSNSPANVAALICAFYPKFPTHSNDNRYHLQAFRHLYVLAVEPRLIIPKDVFYDDICYAKLRVVTLIGQEISIKGPGLIPDINNLTKVMVDDDRYWPVVFERGRNWDLLTKILSTTGYIEVKQRAGCLSYISDKLGYHSDLARTLTHSKIVPWDPSSNAIVSFTSDEAIRKFCETVLNIDRTKASQFEQRIVQILTRTVYDAVVKDKMMVVVVIVALLKTIMNLQYQSDSAGLWQLKIIIQQILVEPSSSSLISKETILALKQEVTSLLDRHEEGLKPAIQQYLCGKDFDSNEMLSSYVTFFDIPTSEYLSDIKKMGVLERAAFLRSHFFDTDVLSKLVWICE